gtgtatgaataaggtcatgtccgttaagttgacagcaaGGGCattaagtccatgctgatgtggccgtactttttctcttttctcttctgctgtccagctttttctatcttttgttcagctttttctttgatgatttgttgaacttgttctttctttgtggaccttattcatatatttttcataatatagggacccaatgtcttcatttttaaaatcgggtactaaacagaaattcacctcttaacatgaagacgaagtaaacatttaagccaaaaaaagtaatatatgtatAGTTGCATAGaaaagtatattatattatgaaaaaaaaaataagatactaaacataaaaaaaggaaagaaaacatctcTTATAAATATTGGTTAtgaaatttgataatatatgACACATTCGACCAGACAAAATAtcataaagaaaaaagtttGTTTGACACAGATTAAAAAACAttcatttaacattatttttaataatataatatattatagtgCTGTCAAAATAGATTGTAATTCGCGggtcaacccggctcaccatgGGTTTGAACcaggttgggtttgaaaaaatataatttgtttatgtgAGCcagttttcaacccggctcaccgggttgaacccgttggctcaccaacccacctaatttaatttaattatttattattttgtgtttcaatattattagttaacatttttttattatactgtAGATAGTAATAAAGAAGATGTttctaagagagaaaaatattatagatttatttattcaagactctaatattataaatggacaagtgatacaaaaattatcaatattaaaaatttatttgttcgccttttgtaCATGTTGGATTACACTTGaattgtatgatacttttttattttgaattgtttttagagtttaacatcattttagagtgacatttatttagatttgaattaaaaaaaattacaatttttttatttagaaaaaacttataataaatgAGTCAGTGAGTTAATAAGTGAAGTGGGTTGGATTAACTCAAAGTGAccaatatgattttaaattaaaaatataatataattataattaaaatattattatttaatcatgtaattagtttattgttttcttgtgtCAAAGTCCCACCGCTCTATCATAGATAATTTGACAACAATTCAATTATAGTTTCACACTGATTCGACAATATAAACAACTTGAGAATAACTCAATACATTAGCCAATAACTAAGCAagataatgataatataatttatattataatgcattaaaagaaattgtatcaaattaatacaattaatttataataaaatcatatcaaattcacgtttattttcgtaattttttttggatgtgtccatttcaataatttaaatagaaaaaagaaaaatttttcTAAAGTCAAATCGTCTAAAAGTTAGACAAAGAAGTATTTCAAATTACCATTTTCCTTAAATACTAACTCATAAATATTCCTCCAAcgtagattttttttctcttatatttgCAGATTCTGTTACTCTTCGCACCACCTACCACGTGCCCATTTCTGAcctaattattttctttttcactaaattttttttatcttatatttcttttctgTTTGGCAAATGCAGACAGAAAAAATAACCTAAAATCTAACTAAAGAAACCCTTTTATTTCAGctggtttgaattttattataaagCGATGACTTTTCAATGGGCACTTTGAATTTTACAttatcatattttgaattttaatacatattacACTGCCTTCAGacgttgaaaatattttattcaaattttattcacCTGTCTCAATcgtatattttttcttaaaaaaatgttataattaataaaatctaacagtagattttgtaatttttaaacacTACTGTACTAATTAAAAAGAATCTAGCAATATACTTGTAACTTTTAAACACCACTGTACTAATAAAAAGAACCacagtttttttaaaaaaaattatacaattatctactctcttttttcattttttttaaactggtatcttaaaataataactaattgattagtcttttctttttaaatattataattgccTTTTACTGAAGACAAtcttattcaaattaaataaattgatgaaacaataatgattttttttaaatattcaataatcgtaatcaaattttatttttttctttcaaaatatattcCAATCAAGACACCATCTCACACTCTATTAATTAAGTGTTTATAATAATGTTGTCTGCGGATACATATGCTACCTACATATATCTTCTTCATAATTAATGTAAGAACATTCAAAAgaaaacttgaaaattaaaaggAGAGAGGGTGTTATTCAGAAAAGGGAGATAATAAACAAATTGGAGAAAGAATACgcaagaggaagaaagaaaaaggaggtTTTGATGAGAccaaaacatcaaaataaatttaatatgaaataaattatgttcttgaaggaaaaaaaattatgtaactaATCTTAGATTACATGTATAAATGGTGTGGTATTACTCTTTACTCTTATTCTACGATCTTTTTAGAAACTATTTAGGATCacctaaatttatatttagttgGTTCTCATATTTTAGTTCCTTTTATCACATGGATTTATTATGTAactattctttttctttaatttacatgaatttttttattcatttgacGGCTACGTATTCTCAGAggataatttagaaaattaaaaataatatattagcgtgaaaattgataagaaaatatattgcTTCCAGAAGTCACATTCATTTAATTTCCTCGCACCTAAAACCAAGGCAAGTTGCCAGCAACAGTGGTTTCAAAATGACAAAttcctttaattaatttgacTAAAATATGAAGGCAAATTCATTCATGTTAGAATTTGAATCTTCTTCACTTTCAAGACTGCGCAGGTGTCTTGACTATGATCTATctacttattattttaagtcGAATCAAACCTTATTaagattatttatattttctaaaaaatattttattagagtaaaacaatagaaaaaactTCTTCATACAATATTCAATAATTTCGTATCATTTATTCAATAATCtcgtattatttaaaaataaaaaaattatacttaaaatataatttaaatgttttttttaaagataatatataatgGAGTTCCAATAATGATGATTGCAATTATCAGTGTTActtgataaatttgaaattaaaatattaacacaCACAATAAGATAAATGACGAAGTTTAAgataaattatcaatttttaaaaaattttatgatatattttttaaagacaaAACCATAATACTACCGTAATAGAGTTTTAAATTCTAAACCAAATAATATGTTTGATGAGAAATGAGAAATGATTTATATAGCATAAGAAGAAAAACCAAAATGatttgtgtaaaaaaaaattaaaagtaatacatttttttataaataaaaacctAAAGTCTccacttaaaaatataaaaaagaaacagaaaTGTTATGTAGTTAAAGCAATTCCTCAACCCAAATTGCTGTATAAAAGTTGCTTCACATGGAAACATTAGGCAGTATGTTCTCTGCAAACTCAAGCTTTCACCATAATATCCACCACGAACTGCAGTAACCAGCCATGGAAACACTTCCCTTGTTCACATACTgtctcttcttcctcctttctcttctcatcattttcaaacttttcttcCAAACAAAGCACAAAAACCTTCCACCAGGCCCACCACCTCTTCCAATAATCGGCAACCTTAACCTCCTCGAATGCCCCCTCCACCGTTTCCTCCAACGCATGTCCCAAACACACGGCCACGTCTTCTCCCTCTGGTTCGGTTCCCGACTCGCCGTCATCGTTTCATCGCCCTCCGCCTTCCAAGAATGTTTCACCAAAAACGACGTCGCCTTGGCCAACCGACCTCGCTCCCTCTCCGGAAAGCACATCTTCTACAACTACACTACCGTGGGGTCGTGCTCCTACGGCGAGCTCTGGCGCAACCTCCGCCGCATCACCTCCCTCGACGTTCTCTCCACGCAGCGCATCCATTCCTTCGCGGGAATCCGCAAGGACGAAACCGAGAGGGTGATCCACGCCCTGGCCAAGGCCTCGCGCATGGAGTACGCGCACGTGGAGATGAGTTCCATGTTCCACGACATGACTTATAACAGCATGATGAGAATGCTGTCGGGGAAGAGATACTACGGGAAGGAGATTCAGGCGCAGGATTTGGTGAAGGCGAAGGAGTTCAGAGAGACGGTGGAGGAGTTGCTGCAACTGGCGGGAGTGTCAAACAAGGCAGATTATTTGCCCTTCCTTCGGTGGTTCGATTTTCAGAACCTGGAGAAGAAGCTGAAGAGTATTAACAAGAGATTCGATACGTTCTTGGATGAACTCATTCACGAGCAACGCAACAAGAAGGAGAGGGAGAATACCATGATAGATCATCTTCTCACTCTGCAGGAATCACAGCCTCAATATTACAGTGATCATATCATCAAAGGCCTTGTTCTGGTAAtgcttttataaaattttgtcttaatttaattttgataattgcataataatttcaatattatacTTTCCATAAGATTTAATTAACCAATTCTCTATGACTAAAAAATTAGCtagttaatatatatagtttacataatacaatttttaaatatagtcATACTTTGTAAATTCAAagcttttattatattaaatatatatatatataatataatcagaaaaaaaaactattggattatgatttttttaattagtcaTGATGTTGCACTTTTAATTGTCATTCAAAGTTGAAGATTATAACAAAGAATAtgttgataataaataattgaacgATTTGAAAAGGTATTGGTTTTGATTTGTAGGCAATGCTGTTCGCGGGCACAGATTCTTCTGCTGTGACGTTAGAATGGTCACTGTCAAATTTATTAAACCACCCAGAAATGTTGAAAAAAGCAAGAGATGAATTGAACTTTCACGTCGGAAAAGATCGCTTGGTAAACGAGTCAGACCTTCCAAAACTGACATACCTTAAGAAGATAATACTCGAAACACTGAGATTGCACCCTCCTGCTCCACTGGCAATACCACACGTGTCCTCGGAAGACGTCATCATTGAGGGATTCAACGTTCCACGAGACACCCTAGTGATGGCTAACATCTGGGCCATGCACAGAGACCCAGCGACGTGGACTGAAGCGACAAGTTTCAAACCGGAGAGGTTTGATGAAGAGGGATTGGAGAAAAAGGTGGTTGCGTTTGGAATGGGAAGAAGGGCTTGCCCAGGAGAAGGTTTGGCTCTGCAAAACGTTGGATTAACTTTGGGATTGTTGATTCAGTGCTTTGATTGGAAACGAGTGAATGAGGATGAGATCGATATGAGAGAGGCAAACTGGTTCACCTTGTCGAGATTAACTCCATTGAATGCCATGTGTAAAGCTCGACCACTTGTTAACGAGATTAGCTTCAACTAATGATGTTCATCAGTGGATGTTCTATCATTCTCTGTATTTTTGTGTCAACTTCATAATAACTGTCATGTACGAGCGTAAGACCTGTCATATATATCACAAATACGTGTGTGTCAGGTTTTGTCGgatatagaataaaaaatctGGAATTTTAGTTAACTTCAACTTAGATTAATTAATTACAGCGACATTTTCATTCGTAACTGATGTAAGGAAATGCAAaaactttttgttattttatgaaATCTAATTTAGATAAATGGTACAGAATTACtttcttttaaaactaaagTTATTGCTTTACCGTACAGAATTGGGTAGTCTAATAATgactttcatttttcataaactAAAGTTCActtaatcattttctttttggtaATTTTACATAGAAGTTGTCTGTTATAAGAcgatttttatatatttaattttttattgatattcaagtctcatttttatttttattactaattgtgttttttaattaaataagtatatttttaaaaataatgcttagtttttttaagttggaaaatgtatttttttatttatcatgataAAAATTCTATGAATTTTTTAACTTAGACTTAAGTTTATTGTGATTAAAGTTAGTTTTATCATGTAAAtgaacaaaaagtaaattatagtaaatttaaatcaattccagaaaataaatattagaaattcTACACTTgatataaatgatattttacttATCTTCCAtgtaaaattatactttaaatttaccaaatatatttaaattttaatttatatgtcaAAATCAACTTTAAGAACAAATTTATCATCACAAACAAAAACAggcaattatattttaatataaaaaataattccataaatatttatttaaaatatcactaatataattaaaaatacggtacataaaatataaaaaataaaatataaattaaataaaattatataaaaacagtCTTACAACTTATCACTCCacatataaaacttaaaaacaaaaaaaaaattatgtaaaattatcatttaaggGACAACTTAAATAAAGCCCGAAATTGCTACTTGAGTCAGTATTCCTCCCTAGAAATTTCTTGACATATAGCTTACTcaactttaacttttaaataatcattctgtaatttttttatttgcatcaaattgatcaaaaagTACGCATTCATATTCTTGGAATAACGATACGTTAACACAACTTTTTTACAAGTATTTTAATACAATACaggtgtatttttttttattgaatttagaGTAAATCAGTACATTAATAAATCAATAACAAACcaatcaaaaaataataaatgtattttatgttaaaatattataaaaaaatttgtattaaaatatcttcTTTCCATTCCTTTTCCCCTCATTCTTGTATCTTGTATTCCCATGGAGTCTCTCACTCGCAGTCACCAAGTTCTCTGTAtgtataacatatatatatatatatatatatatatatatatatatatatatatatatatatatatatatatatatatgtatacgtGTGTGTGTTTTGCCATTTCGTGAATCTTGGCTTTTTGTTGGTAGACTAATATTTTCTCCTTCTTGGTACAGTGAATCTTGGCTTTTTGAAGTGTTGACTTGAATTTTCCTGAATTAATTGATCTAAAAAGAATTCCTGAACCCTACTTCACTATTTAATCATTGCTTCGGAAGTTGCATAACCTGAATTCATGCATCTTGATTCCTAAACTCCACCTTCTTCACAAGCTTTGATGGCTCTCTGTAATCTCCATCACTGAAACAACAATCCATGGAAACACTTCCCCTGTTACCacactttctcttcttcctcctttctcTTCTCATCACGTTCAACCTTCTCTTCCAAAAAACAAAGCACAAAAACCTTCCACCAGGTCCACCACCTCTTCCCATAATCGGCAACCTTAACCTCCTCCAACGCCCCCTCCACCCTTTCCTCCAACGCATGTCCCAAACACACGGCCACGTCTTCTCCCTCTGGTTCGGTTCCCGTCTCGCCGTCGTCGTTTCGTCGCCCACCGCGTTCCAACAATGCTTCATAAAAAACGACGTCGCCTTGGCCAACCGACCTCGCTCCCTCTCCGGAAAGCACATCTTCTACAACTACACCACCGTGGGGTCCTGCTCCTACGGCGAGCACTGGCGCAACCTCCGCCGCATCATCGCACTCGACGTTCTCTCAACTCAACGCATCCACTCCTTCGCGGGAATCCGCAAAGACGAAACAGAGAGGCTGCTGCGTACCCTGGCCAAGGCCTCGCGAATGGAGTATGCGCAGGTGGAGCTAGGTTCCATGTTCCATGACATGACGTATAACAACATGATGAGGATGATATCGGGGAAAAGGTACTACGGAAATGAGATTCAGGCGAAGGATTTGGAGGAGGCGAAGGAGTTCAGAGAGACGGTGGAACAGATGCTGCAACTGGCGGGAGTTTCCAACAAGGCTGATTATTTGCCCTTCCTTCGGTGGTTCGATTTTCAGAACCTGGAGAAGAAGCTGAAGAGTATTAACAAGAGATTCGATACGTTCTTGGATGCACTCATTCACGAGCAACACAAcaagaaggagagagagaacACTATGATGGATCATCTTCTGTATCTGCAAGAGTCTCAGCCGGAGTACTATACTGATCAAATCATCAAAGGTCTTGTTTTGGTAAATGATTCTCAGTactacaattataaattttccttaataatgaatttgaattttttttctgatttcacTCAAAGATAACCATGATAGTTTATACAAATGTTTATAGTTCAAGAGatgaatatattatatatggatttcATTAGAATACCCGTATAATACAACTAAATACATGTATGCCAGAAGTATATCTAGCCTTAGTCACATGTATGCCAGAAGTATATCTAGCCTTAGTGACATGTATTTTCACCTAGTATTGTGAAATTAATACATGTTTATACTTTGGTTAACTTATATTGTAGGCTATGCTCTTCGCCGGAACAGATTCATCAGCCGTAACTTTGGAATGGTCACTGTCAAATTTATTGAACCAGCCAGAGGTGTTGAAGAAAGCAAGAGATGAATTGGATAGCAAAGTAGGGCAAGAGCGTTTGGTAAATGAATCAGACCTTCCAAATCTGCCTTACCTTAGAAAGATAATCCTTGAGACACTTAGGTTATACCCTCATGCACCACTGGCAATACCACATGTTTCCTCAGAAGACATAACCATTGAAGAGTTCAACGTTCCACGAAACACGATAATAATTGCTAATATTTGGGCCATGCAAAGAGACCCTGTATTGTGGGATGAAGCAACATGTTTCAAACCGGAGAGGTTTGATGAAGAGGGATTGGAGAAGAAGTTGGTGTCATTTGGAATGGGAAGAAGGGCTTGTCCGGGAGAAACTTTGGCTATGCAGAATGTTGGGTTGACTTTGGGATTATTAATTCAATGCTTTGACTGGAAGCGAGTAAATGAGGATCCCATTGATATGAGAGAGGCAGATCGGTTCACTTCATCCAGGTTAACTCCATTGAAGGCCATGTGTAAAACCCGCTCACTCATTCACAACCTTAATTTCAAATAACTTAGCTTTACTCACCTGGCTTATTTTGGATCTTTGATTAAgtgtaacattttattttggGTGTTTAGTTAGTGGAATAGTATCCACAAGTTTATATTTGCGATGTACAACTCATCAATTATATACAACTACCTAACTTAGAAAAGttctagttttattttttttatcatcgaTGTATAAATGTTGTAGCTATAAGAAATACATAAACCCttatacattataaatttaaaatgtaacaCATAATTTATCACCAAAATCCACAAAATAAGTTAGAAtcctttaatatatataacatcttCTAGTCAAATAATGGCCACATGACGCCTTGTTTCATGTTCTCTTTTTTACCAGACTTTAAATGCAACAATGATATACTTATTTAGTTAAACAAAGAAGAAGGTAATTTAAAGAACACTAGAGATATGTAAGTATTTTAGAATCACGATCCACCCTAATTGAAATGCAGAAAATGAAGACCATAAAAGTTGTAGTTTTGATATAAGAATAACAACATTTGAGAACTTCTTTGACATTTTTACTACATGGTGAATTTGATAAGCAACGCGaatcattataaattttaatgatataagCAGACCTAGTTCTACATTTGGACATATATAGGAGGATGAGCAGCAGTTCCGGACTGGACCATAAAAGTTGTAGTTTGATATAAGAATAAGAAAGAATACATTGAAGATTATTGGAAATTCATAACCGACAGTAGCAGAGTGGAAGGATGGAGTATAATttgaggaaagaaaaagaaataaaaaagaactaaattgaGGAAAGCTGAGCGTAGAGTGGGCGGGTCTTGCACATGGCTTGAAGAGGAATTAACCTTGACAAAGTGATCCAATTATTCTCTCTCATATCAACTTTTTCATCATTCACTCGTCTCCAATCGAAGCATTGAATCAACAAACCCAAAGTATAGCTAACGCTTTGCATGGCCATGGCTTCTCCTGGGCAAGCCCTTCTTCCCATCCCAAAAGCAaccaactttttctcttctccttcaaCATCAAACCTCTCTGGTTTAAAGCATGTCGCTTCATCCCAAATCTCAGGATCTCTCTGCATCGCCCACCCATTGATGATAACTGCTG
This Vigna angularis cultivar LongXiaoDou No.4 chromosome 4, ASM1680809v1, whole genome shotgun sequence DNA region includes the following protein-coding sequences:
- the LOC108321122 gene encoding isoflavone 2'-hydroxylase, with translation METLPLLPHFLFFLLSLLITFNLLFQKTKHKNLPPGPPPLPIIGNLNLLQRPLHPFLQRMSQTHGHVFSLWFGSRLAVVVSSPTAFQQCFIKNDVALANRPRSLSGKHIFYNYTTVGSCSYGEHWRNLRRIIALDVLSTQRIHSFAGIRKDETERLLRTLAKASRMEYAQVELGSMFHDMTYNNMMRMISGKRYYGNEIQAKDLEEAKEFRETVEQMLQLAGVSNKADYLPFLRWFDFQNLEKKLKSINKRFDTFLDALIHEQHNKKERENTMMDHLLYLQESQPEYYTDQIIKGLVLAMLFAGTDSSAVTLEWSLSNLLNQPEVLKKARDELDSKVGQERLVNESDLPNLPYLRKIILETLRLYPHAPLAIPHVSSEDITIEEFNVPRNTIIIANIWAMQRDPVLWDEATCFKPERFDEEGLEKKLVSFGMGRRACPGETLAMQNVGLTLGLLIQCFDWKRVNEDPIDMREADRFTSSRLTPLKAMCKTRSLIHNLNFK
- the LOC108321100 gene encoding isoflavone 2'-hydroxylase; the protein is METLPLFTYCLFFLLSLLIIFKLFFQTKHKNLPPGPPPLPIIGNLNLLECPLHRFLQRMSQTHGHVFSLWFGSRLAVIVSSPSAFQECFTKNDVALANRPRSLSGKHIFYNYTTVGSCSYGELWRNLRRITSLDVLSTQRIHSFAGIRKDETERVIHALAKASRMEYAHVEMSSMFHDMTYNSMMRMLSGKRYYGKEIQAQDLVKAKEFRETVEELLQLAGVSNKADYLPFLRWFDFQNLEKKLKSINKRFDTFLDELIHEQRNKKERENTMIDHLLTLQESQPQYYSDHIIKGLVLAMLFAGTDSSAVTLEWSLSNLLNHPEMLKKARDELNFHVGKDRLVNESDLPKLTYLKKIILETLRLHPPAPLAIPHVSSEDVIIEGFNVPRDTLVMANIWAMHRDPATWTEATSFKPERFDEEGLEKKVVAFGMGRRACPGEGLALQNVGLTLGLLIQCFDWKRVNEDEIDMREANWFTLSRLTPLNAMCKARPLVNEISFN